The Candidatus Sysuiplasma acidicola genome contains the following window.
TATCACAGATTCCTGACACCCACTCAATTTTATGGAATGTTCGGGCCGAATAGCTTATCAATATCCCTTGTGAGGGAATGGCTATCAGCCGAAGGAATCACCAACATAAGTTCCAGCTTTTACGGCCAGCTGACATTTGTAGCCAATGTGTCAGAAATAGATGTTCTTTTCTGTGTGAGCCTGAACGTGTATTCATACTCGGGCGAGCTTTATTAAGGGGTATCTCAAGTGAAAGTTTACCTATCCCGATATACAGGGATGGGTATGGCGCCGGAGCGGACATCGTGCACTCGGCAGCAACGATAGATAAACTTTCAAGTGGTAAACCGCTTAGAGGGCTGTGAAGTGTCAACGCATGGGCTATCGTTCAGGGTGTTGCATAGTACAAAATAAAGAGCCAAACCGCAAACTATTCAGTGGTGTTACCATTGTTTGAGGAATTTTGTGAGGAAGATGGTAAGCAATAAGCTGAGAGACGTAATATTGACTCTTATCTCAGGATTCCTTACCTCTTTAGCATCCTTGGCATACAACTACAAGTGGGCGACACTCGTTGTTTTTGGAAAAGTATCTTATGGAATTGCATTTGGTTATCCCACCGGATTCATAACTACAGTAGCTAATGGAAGCACGTCTGACTATGTGGGGTCTGCCGTTACATTTAAATTTGGAAATTATTATTTTATCCCAATCGCCTTCGGAATCGATTTGGTGTTTTGGACCATCCTCTCTGGAATTATTATTGAGTTGTTTAAGTGGGGTAGGCACAATCGAAAAACAAGAAAGCATAGCCGCATTAATTCGTAACGATTCGTTGCCGGGTTAACAGATACTTGCCCGGAAGTTCCGAGCTCTCAAGTTACAAGTGGATACTTCATCCCGCCGAAGAGATTGAGCAGCTTCTCCTACCCATCTGTGAACCCTGAGGTCCCATTGTGGATGGATTTTTTTCTATCGAAAGCTCACGACGGATATATTAGAGAGGGAATCCAACTCCTGAGTAAACGTCAAGAGGAGATTTTATCGCGAAGAGTGCGCTCCGCCCATGACGATGGCATTTGAGTGATGCAGAGGGCAGTGACGTAAACGTCGAGGCGTTCATGATTACTGTATTCACTCGATTTTCCTGACAGCATCTAACAGCTGATAAGTGGTCCTTTCATCGTTGTGGAAAGAAGCATGGACCAACATGCAGACCATTGCGGTCTTGGGCTTGGACAGTCTGTCGGGCAAATCACGGACGAAGCTGCGTACCACGGGATCGTCGATGTATCTTTGCACTGTTGCCTTAAGCTCCCGGATGTCTGAGAGTTCTTTCGTAAAAATTGATGTGCCTGTTGAGTATTTAATTATTCACCCGGGCAGTCGAATAACTGCCTTGTCGCGGTCAATTACTGAAACAAACTCCCAGCCTTCTTTCAGGTAGTTTTCGATATCCTTCTGCGAAACGACCTTCTGCCTGTTTCCATTGTTCACCAGGTTGCTCACAACCTTTTGTTTTATGAGCTCAGAGATTTTGCTTTCAGGAATTTGCTCTATTCCACCCAGTGCATCTATTTCTTCCTCAGTATATCCGATTGATTTCAGGATGACTGAATGTACGTGGGCGCCAGACTCGTGGTGGGAAGCAGATGTTTCCAGATATTCAGAGCACTGATCGTAACTGTTCCTCATATCCGTAATGACGTCTTCAGGCAACCTGTTCTTGTTTGTGGTGTACGTCGCCTCAATGTCCCCTACATGTCCCATGAAAAACATCCTGTAGGCATGCGAAATCCGCTGCCTGCTCTCTGCTATCATGAGCTGAGTATCAAAAAATGAGCGCCAGACATACGGTCTCTGTGTGAGTCCGACTGCCCTCATTGCCACCCTTATCTCATTGCCTATCTTCGTCGTCCTGAGGAACGGACTTCTGTCGACCACGCCTGGGAAACGGCTTTTGCCGAAATGGGCAGACGAAGTGGCTATTATTCCTGTATCCGGTGTGAGCCTTT
Protein-coding sequences here:
- a CDS encoding site-specific integrase; amino-acid sequence: YSPGYIANHLKAIKSWAEFSGKQIQRRIKIANTQRRPTLRDERVPTQEELKRVLYAPTTSLRTRSAIILISHAGLRIETLCDYLGVSGLKISDVKDFSLKDNRVSAQTVPAMIVVPPELSKSRRQYVAFLSREGCDVLTEYLNERARAGERLTPDTGIIATSSAHFGKSRFPGVVDRSPFLRTTKIGNEIRVAMRAVGLTQRPYVWRSFFDTQLMIAESRQRISHAYRMFFMGHVGDIEATYTTNKNRLPEDVITDMRNSYDQCSEYLETSASHHESGAHVHSVILKSIGYTEEEIDALGGIEQIPESKISELIKQKVVSNLVNNGNRQKVVSQKDIENYLKEGWEFVSVIDRDKAVIRLPG